One genomic region from Pseudoduganella dura encodes:
- a CDS encoding heavy metal translocating P-type ATPase has protein sequence MNTHLSHDVRIGGMSCAACAGRVEKALAAVPGVRSASVNLATETARVETAAPLAFDALRTAVENAGFEAAPVDTAAAPGAEPPDDAGGTVHDWLRGANHGLPVVLSALLSLPLAAPMLLAPLGVHWMAAPWLQWLLATPVQFLFGARFYRAGWHAARAGAGNMDLLVALGTSAAYGLSVYLLLAGHAAHLYFEASSAVITLVLLGKWLEARGRRQTTAAIRALRTLRPDSARVRRNGIDADVPIASVRPGDVVVVRPGERIAVDGEIAEGASDVDEALITGESLPVARGAGDRVTGGAINGAGLLLVRTTATGAETTLERIIRLVEDAQAAKAPVQHLVDRVSAVFVPVVLAIAGLTLAGWWFASGNLETATINAVAVLVIACPCALGLATPAAIMAGTGVAARHGILIKDAAALETARGITAVVFDKTGTLTQGRPVLAVLRPHGIAADGLLALAAAVQRGSEHSLARAVLDAAHDRKVDVPAAQAVTALPGRGLAAAVDGRDLVLGSTRLMTERRIDLAPLQGEAARLEQSGHTVSWLADAGACQLLGLLAFNDPPKPTARAAVARLHAQGIATTMLTGDNAGSARAVAEATGIGGVAANLLPADKTAHIAGLKARGARVAMVGDGINDAPALAAADVGIAMATGTDVAMHAAGITLMRGDPALVADALDISRRTFAKIRQNLFWAFVYNLAGIPLAALGLLNPMVAGAAMALSSVSVIGNALLLRRWRPRREAA, from the coding sequence ATGAATACCCATCTTTCCCACGACGTCCGCATCGGCGGCATGAGTTGCGCGGCGTGCGCCGGCCGTGTCGAGAAGGCCCTGGCCGCCGTGCCCGGCGTGCGCAGCGCCAGCGTCAACCTGGCGACCGAGACGGCGCGGGTCGAAACCGCGGCGCCGCTGGCGTTCGACGCGCTGCGCACCGCCGTCGAGAACGCCGGCTTCGAAGCCGCGCCGGTCGACACGGCGGCAGCGCCCGGGGCGGAGCCCCCGGACGATGCCGGAGGCACCGTGCACGACTGGCTGCGCGGCGCCAATCACGGGTTGCCGGTCGTGTTGTCGGCATTGCTGTCGCTGCCGCTGGCCGCGCCGATGCTGCTCGCGCCCCTCGGCGTGCACTGGATGGCCGCGCCGTGGCTGCAATGGCTGCTGGCCACGCCGGTGCAGTTCCTGTTCGGGGCGCGCTTTTACCGCGCCGGCTGGCACGCGGCGAGGGCAGGGGCCGGCAACATGGACCTGCTGGTGGCGCTCGGCACCAGCGCCGCGTATGGCCTGTCGGTGTACCTGTTGCTGGCGGGGCATGCCGCGCACCTGTATTTCGAGGCATCGTCGGCCGTCATCACGCTGGTGCTGCTGGGCAAGTGGCTGGAAGCGCGCGGCAGGCGCCAGACCACCGCGGCGATCCGCGCGCTGCGCACGCTGCGCCCGGACTCGGCGCGCGTGCGGCGCAACGGCATCGATGCGGATGTGCCGATCGCCAGCGTACGCCCGGGCGATGTCGTCGTGGTCCGCCCCGGCGAGCGCATCGCCGTGGATGGCGAAATCGCCGAAGGCGCCAGCGATGTCGACGAGGCGCTGATCACCGGCGAGAGCCTGCCGGTGGCGCGCGGCGCGGGCGACCGCGTGACGGGCGGCGCGATCAATGGCGCCGGCCTGCTGCTGGTGCGCACCACGGCCACCGGCGCCGAGACCACGCTCGAGCGCATCATCCGCCTGGTCGAGGATGCGCAGGCGGCCAAGGCGCCGGTGCAGCACCTGGTGGATCGCGTGAGCGCCGTGTTCGTGCCCGTCGTGCTGGCGATCGCCGGGCTGACGCTGGCCGGCTGGTGGTTCGCCTCGGGCAACCTGGAAACGGCCACGATCAACGCGGTGGCGGTGCTCGTCATCGCCTGCCCGTGCGCGCTGGGCCTGGCCACGCCGGCAGCCATCATGGCCGGCACCGGCGTGGCGGCGCGCCACGGCATCCTGATCAAGGATGCGGCGGCGCTGGAAACGGCGCGCGGCATCACCGCCGTGGTGTTCGACAAGACCGGCACGCTGACCCAGGGCCGTCCGGTGCTGGCGGTTCTGCGCCCGCACGGCATCGCCGCGGACGGGCTGCTGGCGCTGGCCGCGGCCGTGCAGCGCGGCAGCGAGCACTCGCTGGCGCGCGCCGTGCTGGATGCGGCGCACGACAGGAAAGTGGACGTGCCGGCGGCCCAGGCCGTGACGGCGCTGCCGGGCCGCGGCCTGGCGGCGGCGGTCGATGGCCGCGACCTGGTGCTGGGCAGCACGCGGCTGATGACCGAGCGCCGGATCGACCTGGCGCCGCTGCAGGGCGAGGCGGCGCGGCTCGAACAGTCCGGCCACACCGTGTCGTGGCTGGCCGATGCCGGCGCATGCCAGTTGCTGGGCCTGCTCGCCTTCAACGATCCGCCCAAGCCGACGGCGCGCGCGGCGGTGGCGCGGCTGCATGCGCAAGGCATCGCGACCACGATGCTGACGGGCGATAACGCCGGCAGTGCCCGGGCGGTGGCGGAGGCGACCGGCATCGGCGGCGTGGCCGCCAACCTGCTGCCGGCCGACAAGACCGCGCACATCGCCGGCCTGAAGGCGCGGGGCGCGCGGGTGGCGATGGTGGGCGACGGCATCAACGACGCGCCGGCGCTGGCGGCGGCCGACGTGGGCATCGCCATGGCCACCGGTACCGACGTGGCGATGCACGCGGCCGGCATCACGCTGATGCGCGGCGACCCGGCGCTGGTGGCCGATGCGCTCGACATTTCGCGACGCACCTTCGCCAAGATCCGCCAGAACCTGTTCTGGGCCTTCGTCTACAACCTGGCCGGCATTCCGCTGGCGGCGCTCGGCCTGCTCAACCCGATGGTGGCGGGCGCCGCGATGGCGCTGTCGTCGGTCAGCGTGATCGGCAATGCGCTGCTGCTGAGGCGCTGGCGTCCGCGCCGGGAGGCGGCATGA
- the cueR gene encoding Cu(I)-responsive transcriptional regulator: MNIGQAAAASGVTAKMIRYYESIGLVPAAQRTDAGYRVYGARDIHTLRFIRRARKLGFSLERIAGLLSLWRDDSRASADVKRIALDHVAELDERIRELTEMRDTIATLAACCHGDGRPDCPILQGIAAGDGVKGA, translated from the coding sequence ATGAACATCGGCCAGGCCGCCGCCGCCTCGGGCGTGACAGCCAAAATGATCCGCTACTACGAAAGCATCGGCCTGGTGCCGGCCGCGCAGCGCACCGACGCCGGCTACCGCGTCTACGGCGCGCGCGACATCCATACGCTGCGCTTCATCCGCCGCGCGCGCAAGCTGGGTTTCTCGCTGGAGCGCATCGCCGGACTGCTGTCGCTGTGGCGGGACGACAGCCGCGCCAGCGCCGACGTGAAGCGCATCGCGCTGGACCATGTGGCCGAGCTGGACGAACGCATCCGCGAGCTGACGGAAATGCGCGACACGATCGCCACGCTGGCCGCCTGCTGCCATGGCGACGGGCGCCCGGACTGCCCGATCCTGCAGGGAATCGCCGCCGGCGACGGCGTCAAGGGCGCGTGA
- a CDS encoding glutathione S-transferase — translation MPATPLSGDAVEPYILYYWPTIQGRGEFVRLALEEAGVPYRDVGRLKSGMPQIEAVLDFRREPQPAFAPPVLRAGELLIGQAANILQFLGARHGLAPRSEKGRLLCNGLQLTIADIVAEAHDTHHPISVNSYYEEQKREAKARSKVFRAERMPKFLGYFEHVLASNPARGNFAVGAKLTYVDLSLFQLVEGLRYAFPKTMAQLEPELPRLAALCEAVRQRPNIAAYLKSKRRIPFNEEGIFRRYPELEK, via the coding sequence ATGCCCGCGACCCCATTGTCAGGAGATGCTGTGGAACCCTATATCCTGTATTACTGGCCCACGATCCAGGGCCGCGGAGAATTCGTGCGGCTGGCGCTGGAAGAAGCCGGCGTGCCGTACCGCGATGTCGGCCGGCTCAAGTCGGGCATGCCGCAGATCGAAGCGGTGCTCGATTTCCGGCGCGAGCCGCAGCCCGCGTTCGCACCGCCGGTGCTGCGCGCGGGCGAACTGCTGATCGGGCAGGCCGCCAATATCCTGCAGTTCCTGGGAGCCCGCCATGGCCTCGCCCCGCGCAGCGAGAAGGGCAGGCTGCTGTGCAACGGGCTGCAGCTGACGATCGCCGACATCGTGGCCGAAGCGCACGATACGCACCACCCGATCTCGGTGAACAGCTATTACGAAGAGCAGAAGCGGGAAGCGAAGGCGCGCTCGAAGGTGTTTCGCGCCGAGCGGATGCCGAAATTCCTCGGCTACTTCGAGCACGTGCTGGCGTCCAATCCGGCGCGGGGAAATTTCGCCGTCGGCGCGAAGCTGACCTACGTGGACCTGTCGCTGTTCCAGCTGGTGGAGGGCCTGCGCTACGCATTCCCGAAAACGATGGCGCAGCTGGAGCCGGAATTGCCGCGGCTGGCGGCGCTGTGCGAGGCGGTGCGGCAGCGGCCGAACATCGCCGCCTACCTGAAGTCGAAGCGGCGCATTCCCTTCAACGAGGAAGGGATCTTCCGCCGCTATCCCGAGCTGGAGAAATAA
- a CDS encoding heavy-metal-associated domain-containing protein: MYELQVENMSCGHCVAAVTKAVKALDGNAQVDVDLAGKAVKVQSDAALDAVRAAIADAGYAVSAAR, from the coding sequence ATGTACGAACTGCAGGTTGAAAACATGAGCTGCGGCCATTGCGTCGCGGCCGTCACGAAAGCCGTCAAGGCGCTCGACGGCAATGCGCAGGTCGATGTCGACCTGGCCGGCAAGGCGGTGAAGGTACAGTCCGATGCGGCGCTCGATGCCGTCCGGGCGGCGATCGCCGATGCCGGCTATGCGGTCAGCGCCGCCCGCTGA
- the ampC gene encoding class C beta-lactamase, with amino-acid sequence MLKRPFKCLPLFLALASPAFAADNATRLRAVVDAAIGPLMAEHGVPGMAVGIIVDGQPAVFNYGVASKEHGTPVGPETLFELGSISKTFTATLAAYAQAQGKLGWEDHPGKYVPQLAGSAVDRATLRELGTYTAGGLPLQFPDDVTNEIDWLRQWQAAAPPGTQRRYSNPSIGLLGHVAARALGQDFGTAVETRLFPGFGMRHSHVKVPAAAMANYAWGYNGDGRPVRVNPGAFDAEAYGVKSTATDMLRFLQANIDPGRLETPLRQAVAATHVGYFDMGPMVQGLGWEQYPYPVALERLVAGNSPKMSREANPAKPIAPGSLPAAPVLFNKTGSTGGFGAYAAFVPARKIGIVMLANKAYPNEARVKAAHAILTQLGQPVP; translated from the coding sequence ATGTTGAAACGCCCGTTCAAATGCCTGCCGCTTTTCCTGGCACTGGCCTCCCCCGCATTCGCCGCCGACAATGCAACGCGCCTGCGCGCCGTTGTCGATGCCGCCATCGGCCCTCTGATGGCCGAGCATGGCGTGCCCGGCATGGCGGTCGGCATCATCGTCGACGGCCAGCCGGCGGTGTTCAATTACGGTGTCGCCTCGAAGGAGCACGGCACGCCGGTCGGTCCGGAGACGCTGTTCGAGCTGGGCTCGATCAGCAAGACGTTCACCGCCACGCTGGCAGCCTATGCGCAGGCGCAGGGCAAGCTGGGGTGGGAGGACCATCCCGGCAAGTACGTGCCGCAGCTGGCTGGCAGCGCCGTCGACCGGGCCACGCTGCGCGAACTCGGCACCTACACGGCGGGCGGCCTGCCGCTGCAGTTTCCCGACGACGTGACGAACGAGATCGACTGGCTGCGCCAGTGGCAGGCGGCGGCCCCGCCCGGCACGCAGCGCCGCTACTCCAACCCCAGCATCGGTCTGCTGGGCCACGTGGCGGCGCGCGCGCTGGGGCAGGATTTCGGCACCGCCGTCGAGACCCGGCTGTTCCCCGGCTTCGGCATGCGGCACAGCCATGTGAAGGTGCCGGCCGCCGCGATGGCGAACTATGCGTGGGGCTACAATGGCGACGGCAGGCCGGTGCGGGTCAACCCGGGCGCGTTCGATGCGGAAGCCTATGGCGTCAAGTCGACGGCGACCGACATGCTGCGCTTCCTGCAGGCCAATATCGATCCCGGCCGGCTGGAAACGCCGCTGCGCCAGGCGGTGGCCGCCACCCACGTCGGTTACTTCGACATGGGCCCGATGGTGCAGGGGCTGGGCTGGGAGCAGTATCCGTATCCGGTCGCGCTGGAGCGCCTGGTGGCCGGCAATTCGCCGAAGATGAGCCGGGAAGCCAATCCCGCCAAGCCGATCGCCCCGGGCTCCTTGCCGGCCGCGCCGGTACTGTTCAACAAGACCGGCTCCACCGGCGGCTTCGGCGCCTACGCGGCATTCGTGCCGGCCCGGAAGATCGGCATCGTGATGCTGGCCAACAAGGCCTATCCGAACGAGGCGCGGGTGAAGGCGGCGCATGCGATCCTCACACAGCTGGGCCAGCCGGTGCCCTAG
- a CDS encoding LytR/AlgR family response regulator transcription factor produces MPVRYLIVDDEEPGRINLRLALADYPDWQLVAECDGNAAARAALARHDVDVIFLDVQMPGETGLVLARELACLCEPPLIVFVTAFSAHAVDAFEVHALDYLLKPLDDTRLAHAVERAAAMLRQRQREAYGAALRDYAVAGAAPYPERIGVRSVGRIEQVVVDEILWMEAAGNYVELHLPARTVLHRITLNRLEALLDPARFLRVHRGAIVRRDQIASLATGGEGSHRLALRCGGVVPVSGSYLAALKAAMAF; encoded by the coding sequence ATGCCGGTACGCTACCTGATCGTCGACGACGAAGAACCCGGTCGCATCAATTTGCGCCTCGCACTGGCCGATTACCCGGACTGGCAGCTGGTTGCCGAATGCGACGGCAACGCGGCGGCGCGTGCCGCCCTGGCGCGCCACGACGTCGACGTGATCTTCCTCGATGTGCAGATGCCCGGAGAAACCGGGCTGGTGCTGGCGCGCGAGCTGGCATGCCTGTGCGAGCCGCCGCTGATCGTGTTCGTGACCGCGTTCAGCGCGCACGCGGTCGATGCGTTCGAGGTGCATGCGCTCGATTACCTGCTCAAGCCGCTGGACGATACACGTCTCGCCCACGCCGTGGAACGCGCCGCGGCGATGCTGCGCCAGCGCCAGCGCGAAGCCTACGGTGCCGCGCTGCGCGACTATGCCGTGGCCGGGGCCGCGCCCTATCCCGAGCGCATCGGCGTACGCTCGGTCGGGCGCATCGAGCAGGTGGTCGTCGACGAGATCCTGTGGATGGAAGCGGCCGGCAACTACGTCGAACTGCACCTGCCGGCACGCACCGTGCTGCACCGGATCACGCTCAACCGGCTGGAGGCCCTGCTCGATCCGGCCCGCTTCCTGCGCGTGCACCGCGGCGCGATCGTGCGCCGTGACCAGATCGCCAGCCTGGCCACCGGCGGCGAAGGCAGCCACCGCCTGGCACTGCGCTGCGGCGGCGTGGTGCCGGTCAGCGGCAGCTACCTGGCGGCGCTGAAGGCGGCGATGGCGTTTTGA